One window of the Macadamia integrifolia cultivar HAES 741 unplaced genomic scaffold, SCU_Mint_v3 scaffold2175, whole genome shotgun sequence genome contains the following:
- the LOC122065986 gene encoding pentatricopeptide repeat-containing protein At4g16470, protein MRLPLLRCFHVSSWTRESFTELDARLKGLCYSGRLTEAVGILCHTGSSLDPQTYTLLLQDCIFRKQFNKGKCIHAQMFKVGFTPDQFLQIKLLILYAKNGDMETAHILFGRIPDPSLVSWNAMISGYVQKGLEEIGLDLYYRLRQCGLKPDQFTFASVFRACATLATLEQGKRAHGVMIKTQTRENIVVNSSLMDMYFKCSSPQDGHRVFNKSSERNVITWTALISGYGLHGGVQEVLELFHRMLNEGYKPNYITFLAVLSACSHGGLVTEGWRYFSSMTRDYGIKPKGKHYAVMVDLLGRAGRLREAFTFVHNSPCQENSVIWGALLGACRIHGDIELVNLAAKKFFELETENAGKYVVLSNTYASLGLWKNVAEVRELMRAARVKKEPGYSWIEVKGKSHTFLVGDKSHQQTEQLYETMKKLTSNLKDAGYVPELCGS, encoded by the coding sequence ATGCGATTACCATTGCTGAGATGTTTTCATGTCTCCTCTTGGACCCGTGAGAGCTTCACCGAATTAGATGCAAGATTGAAGGGTCTGTGTTATTCAGGAAGATTGACAGAAGCAGTTGGCATCCTGTGTCATACTGGATCATCACTGGATCCTCAAACTTACACTCTTCTATTGCAAGATTGCATTTTTAGAAAACAATTCAATAAAGGGAAATGTATCCATGCTCAAATGTTCAAAGTTGGATTTACCCCTGATCAGTTTCTGCAGATCAAATTATTGATTTTATATGCCAAAAATGGAGATATGGAAACTGCCCATATACTGTTTGGTAGAATTCCTGACCCAAGTTTAGTTTCGTGGAATGCCATGATCTCAGGGTATGTGCAAAAGGGTCTTGAAGAGATAGGATTGGATCTTTATTACAGGTTGAGACAGTGTGGTTTGAAGCCAGACCAATTCACATTTGCGTCAGTATTTAGAGCCTGTGCCACACTAGCTACTCTGGAGCAGGGGAAGCGGGCTCATGGTGTCATGATCAAGACGCAGACTAGAGAAAACATTGTGGTTAACAGCTCTCTCATGGATATGTACTTCAAATGCAGTAGTCCCCAGGATGGTCATCGGGTCTTTAACAAGTCCTCCGAGAGGAATGTTATTACATGGACTGCTCTCATCTCCGGGTATGGTCTTCATGGAGGAGTACAAGAGGTTTTGGAGCTCTTCCACAGAATGTTAAATGAAGGGTATAAACCAAACtatattacttttcttgctGTTCTTTCTGCTTGTAGTCATGGAGGCCTTGTAACTGAGGGTTGGAGGTACTTCTCATCAATGACAAGAGACTATGGTATTAAGCCGAAGGGGAAACACTACGCAGTCATGGTGGATCTCTTGGGGCGTGCAGGGAGGTTAAGGGAGGCTTTTACATTTGTTCATAACTCACCTTGCCAGGAAAATTCAGTCATTTGGGGAGCTTTGCTGGGCGCGTGTCGGATTCATGGAGACATAGAATTGGTGAATCTTGCAGCAAAGAAGTTTTTTGAGCTCGAAACAGAAAATGCTGGAAAGTATGTAGTGTTGTCCAATACCTATGCTTCTCTTGGGTTGTGGAAGAATGTTGCAGAGGTTAGGGAGCTGATGAGGGCAGCCAGGGTGAAAAAGGAACCTGGATATAGTTGGATAGAGGTCAAAGGTAAATCTCATACATTTCTTGTTGGAGATAAATCTCACCAACAAACAGAACAACTATATGAGACCATGAAAAAACTCACTAGCAATTTGAAGGATGCAGGTTATGTTCCTGAATTATGCGGTTCATGA